One segment of Erigeron canadensis isolate Cc75 chromosome 2, C_canadensis_v1, whole genome shotgun sequence DNA contains the following:
- the LOC122587402 gene encoding uncharacterized protein LOC122587402 isoform X1, whose product MTADIVFISSDEEDDGDHLSNLILEEQLDPVSTISDDNAIVVGGDEVINIDDEDYVVVISDDEDGDGDGERESDEQVADALPDVFDCVLQGSKALQELSLYECESYLRKHGIRVSGTKEECIQRIEEHKRLKDGHGESLYPISSFYINCTGDACRGDVVLFKQHIKKGLNIVGKRTVTGRILEESYGELDQQHTFSVEVLWSKPYKKLNPLSILLVKGRHLYGLKTLRQPWKNEAERLEVLAEKHCRGDAARLKRKLRQTEFGCNNYKGAKRQKLSHIVSSQCKEPIQMDKQKSAKKGAAATSKESTSAHERKGAKCQEISHIVLSQCKQSIQIDKQKSAKKGAATTSKESSLAHERKDAKRQKVSHIVSSQCKEPIQIDKQKSAKKGAAATPKESTSAHERKAVPERLQKLKFKKAAQLTFPFDAEPNLKRKRKRKQSLNPNLNVQSDYHLQEVSSSFPNDKSYHDHNDEQRILRFRSLYARSSFSINCMGDACIGDVVLFNKNKIKRKKTTGTKAIVAGRIVGENYGASEKQDTFMIEVLWTEGYLKLSPLSTLQVKAWDLYRPETFRQPWKDEQKRSEVLRRKHSLVEAARHNCTLRKKCIASIDNKAVKCQKVSHKGLSQSKQSTQTDKQKYAKKLGAAIVKKSTTHKRKAVGSQKTELERAAQLTFYSDPTPISNPNQNPTPNPILKPNSTPNPRPKRNSNPKTTLKLKPKPKPNAKSNFTLSPNSNRNTSPNPTSNPHSSPNLNHHMSSDCHLQEASPPATFFYHSDRTSLPSQPAPGFSFNQPHSMFLHDQLQHGFSYNQPPCGFSYNLPPYGFSYNLPPYGFLLHNQPPLGFLLHNQPPFGLPFQFPGYVQQWVQNDVCHEPPGHYSL is encoded by the exons ATGACGGCTGACATCGTTTTCATCTCTTCAGACGAAGAAGACGACGGAGATCACctatcaaatttgattctagAAGAACAATTAGATCCTGTTTCAACAATCTCCGACGACAACGCCATCGTCGTCGGCGGCGATGAAGTAATAAATATCGACGATGAAGATTATGTTGTTGTGATTTCCGACGACGAAGACGGAGACGGCGATGGTGAACGAGAATCTGATGAACAAGTAGCAGATGCTCTACCCGATGTATTCGATTGTGTTCTTCAAG GAAGTAAGGCTTTACAGGAGTTAAGTCTTTACGAGTGTGAATCGTACTTGCGGAAGCATGGAATTAGGGTATCTGGGACCAAAGAGGAATGCATACAGCGAATCGAAGAACATAAGAG GTTAAAAGATGGACATGGTGAATCACTATATCCCATATCATCATTTTACATCAACTGCACAG GGGATGCATGTAGAGGAGATGTTGTGTTGTTCAAGCAACACATAAAGAAGGGATTAAATATAGTGGGTAAAAGAACTGTTACAGGGAGGATACTTGAAGAAAGTTATGGTGAATTAGACCAACAGCATACATTCTCG GTTGAAGTTTTATGGAGCAAGCCATACAAAAAACTCAACCCCCTTTCCATTTTGCTGGTGAAGGGGCGCCATCTTTACGGGCTTAAGACATTGAGACAG CCTTGGAAGAACGAGGCAGAAAGATTAGAAGTGCTTGCAGAGAAACACTGTCGTGGGGATGCAGCTAGGCTTAAACGGAAATTGAGGCAGACGGAGTTTGGTTGCAATAACTATAAAG GTGCTAAACGTCAAAAGTTATCACATATAGTATCATCTCAATGTAAAGAGCCTATTCAAATGGACAAACAGAAGTCTGCCAAGAAAGGGGCTGCAGCCACTTCAAAGGAGAGTACTTCAGCTCATGAGAGGAAGGGTGCTAAATGTCAAGAGATATCACATATAGTATTATCTCAATGTAAACAGTCTATTCAAATAGACAAACAGAAGTCTGCCAAGAAAGGGGCCGCGACCACTTCAAAGGAGAGTTCTTTGGCTCATGAGAGGAAGGATGCTAAACGTCAAAAGGTATCACATATAGTATCATCTCAATGTAAAGAGCCTATTCAAATAGACAAACAGAAGTCTGCCAAGAAAGGGGCCGCAGCCACTCCAAAGGAGAGTACTTCGGCTCATGAGAGGAAGGCTGTACCTGAACGGCTCCAAAAGTTGAAATTCAAAAAGGCAGCACAACTAACCTTTCCCTTTGATGCGGAGCCGAATCTAAAACGAAAGCGAAAACGAAAACAAAGCCTGAACCCGAACCTTAACGTACAATCTGATTATCACCTACAAGAAGTGTCATCATCCTTCCCCAATGATAAAAGTTACCATGATCACAACGATGAACAACGCATTCTCAG GTTTAGATCACTTTATGCTAGATCATCATTTTCCATCAACTGCATGG GTGATGCGTGCATAGGGGATGTTGTGTTgttcaataaaaacaaaatcaagagaaaaaaaacaaCGGGAACGAAAGCAATTGTTGCTGGAAGGATAGTTGGGGAAAATTATGGTGCTTCAGAAAAACAAGATACATTCATG ATTGAGGTGCTGTGGACCGAGGGATACCTAAAACTCTCTCCACTTTCGACTTTGCAAGTGAAAGCTTGGGATCTCTATAGGCCTGAGACGTTCAGACAG ccGTGGAAGGATGAACAGAAAAGATCGGAAGTGCTTAGAAGGAAACACAGTCTTGTTGAAGCAGCTCGGCATAATTGTACGTTGAGGAAGAAATGCATTGCTTCCATTGACAATAAAG CTGTAAAATGTCAAAAGGTTTCCCATAAAGGACTGTCTCAAAGTAAACAATCAACTCAAACTGATAAACAGAAGTATGCCAAGAAACTCGGTGCAGCCATTGTAAAGAAGAGTACAACTCACAAGAGGAAGGCTGTAGGATCTCAAAAGACAGAATTGGAAAGAGCAGCACAACTGACCTTTTACTCTGATCCAACCCCAATCTCAAACCCAAACCAAAACCCAACACCAAATCCAATTTTAAAGCCGAATTCTACACCAAACCCCAGACCAAAGCGGAACTCAAACCCAAAGACAACGCTGAAACTCAAACCCAAACCAAAACCCAACGCCAAATCCAATTTCACACTAAGCCCAAATTCAAACCGAAATACAAGCCCAAACCCAACATCAAACCCACACTCAAGCCCAAACTTAAACCATCACATGTCTTCTGATTGTCACCTACAAGAAGCATCTCCTCCGGCAACATTTTTCTATCACTCTGACAGAACTTCGTTGCCTAGTCAGCCAGCTCCAGGGTTTTCTTTCAATCAACCACACTCCATGTTCTTGCACGATCAGCTACAACACGGGTTTTCATATAACCAGCCACCCTGTGGGTTTTCGTATAACCTGCCACCCTATGGGTTTTCGTATAACCTGCCACCCTATGGGTTTTTGCTGCATAACCAGCCACCCTTAGGGTTTTTGTTGCATAACCAGCCACCCTTTGGGTTACCCTTTCAGTTCCCAGGTTACGTTCAACAATGGGTACAAAATGATGTTTGCCATGAGCCACCTGGCCACTACTCTCTATGA
- the LOC122589139 gene encoding zinc finger CCCH domain-containing protein 62-like — protein MESLVVLISSSSSDDEEESENDSVYSESDDKQNDDNNDSDSDYKISDNNHELQRYHNPRHQGNDELPELSLNECKEYLRKYGLRLSGTKEECLQRVKEHGRLKAGRGELLYPRSSFSINCTGDACKGDVVFFKQRVHKKQGYMVGKRSVAGRIVKESYGASKQQHTFTIEVLWSKPFRNLPPLSTLLVKGRNLYKFGTFRQPWRNEAERSKVLSEKHDRGDEARHVRKLRQTDIASINDRGTKRQKLHHGGPSTSKHQTHIDKQKSSRRRGTTPVKKNKTAQKKDVRFKKTESRWPIQPPDHVVHSGHHLQEPSSSFSYDTTPLSGFPPVGFSVYGPYNNGHPRPNHVIYQPPHYHHHHYEQPAPRYRFG, from the exons ATGGAATCTCTCGTCGTTCTGATATCCTCCTCTTCTTCAGACGATGAAGAAGAATCTGAAAACGACAGCGTTTATAGTGAATCAGATGATAAACAAAATGACGATAATAATGATTCCGATAGTGACTATAAGATTTCTGATAATAATCATGAACTACAACGCTATCATAATCCTCGCCATCAAg GAAATGATGAATTACCAGAGCTAAGTCTTAACGAGTGTAAAGAATACTTGCGGAAATATGGGTTGAGATTATCTGGGACCAAGGAGGAGTGCCTACAGCGAGTGAAAGAGCATGGGAG GTTAAAAGCTGGAAGGGGTGAATTACTATATCCCAGATCATCGTTTTCCATCAACTGCACTG GGGATGCATGCAAAGGAGATGTTGTGTTCTTCAAACAAAGGGTACACAAGAAGCAAGGATATATGGTGGGAAAAAGAAGTGTTGCTGGGAGGATAGTTAAAGAAAGTTATGGTGCATCAAAACAACAACATACATTCACG ATTGAAGTCTTATGGAGCAAACCATTCAGAAACCTCCCTCCGCTTTCCACTTTGCTAGTAAAAGGCCGCAACCTCTATAAGTTTGGGACATTCCGTCAg CCTTGGAGGAATGAAGCAGAAAGATCAAAAGTGCTTAGCGAGAAACACGATCGCGGGGATGAAGCTAGGCATGTACGAAAACTGAGGCAGACGGACATTGCTTCCATTAATGATAGAG GTACGAAGCGTCAAAAGCTACACCACGGAGGACCATCTACAAGTAAACACCAAACTCACATAGATAAACAGAAGTCTTCCAGGAGACGAGGTACAACCCctgtaaaaaagaataaaacagCTCAAAAGAAGGATGTACGGTTTAAAAAGACGGAATCGAGATGGCCTATACAACCCCCAGACCATGTTGTACATTCTGGTCATCACCTACAAGAaccatcatcatctttttcatATGATACAACTCCATTGTCTGGTTTTCCGCCTGTTGGGTTTTCTGTCTACGGTCCTTACAACAATGGACATCCTCGACCTAATCATGTCATATATCAACCACCTCATTACCATCATCACCACTACGAGCAACCTGCTCCTAGGTATAGGTTTGGTTAA
- the LOC122587402 gene encoding uncharacterized protein LOC122587402 isoform X2, producing MPYNRSHDEEDDGDHLSNLILEEQLDPVSTISDDNAIVVGGDEVINIDDEDYVVVISDDEDGDGDGERESDEQVADALPDVFDCVLQGSKALQELSLYECESYLRKHGIRVSGTKEECIQRIEEHKRLKDGHGESLYPISSFYINCTGDACRGDVVLFKQHIKKGLNIVGKRTVTGRILEESYGELDQQHTFSVEVLWSKPYKKLNPLSILLVKGRHLYGLKTLRQPWKNEAERLEVLAEKHCRGDAARLKRKLRQTEFGCNNYKGAKRQKLSHIVSSQCKEPIQMDKQKSAKKGAAATSKESTSAHERKGAKCQEISHIVLSQCKQSIQIDKQKSAKKGAATTSKESSLAHERKDAKRQKVSHIVSSQCKEPIQIDKQKSAKKGAAATPKESTSAHERKAVPERLQKLKFKKAAQLTFPFDAEPNLKRKRKRKQSLNPNLNVQSDYHLQEVSSSFPNDKSYHDHNDEQRILRFRSLYARSSFSINCMGDACIGDVVLFNKNKIKRKKTTGTKAIVAGRIVGENYGASEKQDTFMIEVLWTEGYLKLSPLSTLQVKAWDLYRPETFRQPWKDEQKRSEVLRRKHSLVEAARHNCTLRKKCIASIDNKAVKCQKVSHKGLSQSKQSTQTDKQKYAKKLGAAIVKKSTTHKRKAVGSQKTELERAAQLTFYSDPTPISNPNQNPTPNPILKPNSTPNPRPKRNSNPKTTLKLKPKPKPNAKSNFTLSPNSNRNTSPNPTSNPHSSPNLNHHMSSDCHLQEASPPATFFYHSDRTSLPSQPAPGFSFNQPHSMFLHDQLQHGFSYNQPPCGFSYNLPPYGFSYNLPPYGFLLHNQPPLGFLLHNQPPFGLPFQFPGYVQQWVQNDVCHEPPGHYSL from the exons ATGCCTTATAATAGATCACACG ACGAAGAAGACGACGGAGATCACctatcaaatttgattctagAAGAACAATTAGATCCTGTTTCAACAATCTCCGACGACAACGCCATCGTCGTCGGCGGCGATGAAGTAATAAATATCGACGATGAAGATTATGTTGTTGTGATTTCCGACGACGAAGACGGAGACGGCGATGGTGAACGAGAATCTGATGAACAAGTAGCAGATGCTCTACCCGATGTATTCGATTGTGTTCTTCAAG GAAGTAAGGCTTTACAGGAGTTAAGTCTTTACGAGTGTGAATCGTACTTGCGGAAGCATGGAATTAGGGTATCTGGGACCAAAGAGGAATGCATACAGCGAATCGAAGAACATAAGAG GTTAAAAGATGGACATGGTGAATCACTATATCCCATATCATCATTTTACATCAACTGCACAG GGGATGCATGTAGAGGAGATGTTGTGTTGTTCAAGCAACACATAAAGAAGGGATTAAATATAGTGGGTAAAAGAACTGTTACAGGGAGGATACTTGAAGAAAGTTATGGTGAATTAGACCAACAGCATACATTCTCG GTTGAAGTTTTATGGAGCAAGCCATACAAAAAACTCAACCCCCTTTCCATTTTGCTGGTGAAGGGGCGCCATCTTTACGGGCTTAAGACATTGAGACAG CCTTGGAAGAACGAGGCAGAAAGATTAGAAGTGCTTGCAGAGAAACACTGTCGTGGGGATGCAGCTAGGCTTAAACGGAAATTGAGGCAGACGGAGTTTGGTTGCAATAACTATAAAG GTGCTAAACGTCAAAAGTTATCACATATAGTATCATCTCAATGTAAAGAGCCTATTCAAATGGACAAACAGAAGTCTGCCAAGAAAGGGGCTGCAGCCACTTCAAAGGAGAGTACTTCAGCTCATGAGAGGAAGGGTGCTAAATGTCAAGAGATATCACATATAGTATTATCTCAATGTAAACAGTCTATTCAAATAGACAAACAGAAGTCTGCCAAGAAAGGGGCCGCGACCACTTCAAAGGAGAGTTCTTTGGCTCATGAGAGGAAGGATGCTAAACGTCAAAAGGTATCACATATAGTATCATCTCAATGTAAAGAGCCTATTCAAATAGACAAACAGAAGTCTGCCAAGAAAGGGGCCGCAGCCACTCCAAAGGAGAGTACTTCGGCTCATGAGAGGAAGGCTGTACCTGAACGGCTCCAAAAGTTGAAATTCAAAAAGGCAGCACAACTAACCTTTCCCTTTGATGCGGAGCCGAATCTAAAACGAAAGCGAAAACGAAAACAAAGCCTGAACCCGAACCTTAACGTACAATCTGATTATCACCTACAAGAAGTGTCATCATCCTTCCCCAATGATAAAAGTTACCATGATCACAACGATGAACAACGCATTCTCAG GTTTAGATCACTTTATGCTAGATCATCATTTTCCATCAACTGCATGG GTGATGCGTGCATAGGGGATGTTGTGTTgttcaataaaaacaaaatcaagagaaaaaaaacaaCGGGAACGAAAGCAATTGTTGCTGGAAGGATAGTTGGGGAAAATTATGGTGCTTCAGAAAAACAAGATACATTCATG ATTGAGGTGCTGTGGACCGAGGGATACCTAAAACTCTCTCCACTTTCGACTTTGCAAGTGAAAGCTTGGGATCTCTATAGGCCTGAGACGTTCAGACAG ccGTGGAAGGATGAACAGAAAAGATCGGAAGTGCTTAGAAGGAAACACAGTCTTGTTGAAGCAGCTCGGCATAATTGTACGTTGAGGAAGAAATGCATTGCTTCCATTGACAATAAAG CTGTAAAATGTCAAAAGGTTTCCCATAAAGGACTGTCTCAAAGTAAACAATCAACTCAAACTGATAAACAGAAGTATGCCAAGAAACTCGGTGCAGCCATTGTAAAGAAGAGTACAACTCACAAGAGGAAGGCTGTAGGATCTCAAAAGACAGAATTGGAAAGAGCAGCACAACTGACCTTTTACTCTGATCCAACCCCAATCTCAAACCCAAACCAAAACCCAACACCAAATCCAATTTTAAAGCCGAATTCTACACCAAACCCCAGACCAAAGCGGAACTCAAACCCAAAGACAACGCTGAAACTCAAACCCAAACCAAAACCCAACGCCAAATCCAATTTCACACTAAGCCCAAATTCAAACCGAAATACAAGCCCAAACCCAACATCAAACCCACACTCAAGCCCAAACTTAAACCATCACATGTCTTCTGATTGTCACCTACAAGAAGCATCTCCTCCGGCAACATTTTTCTATCACTCTGACAGAACTTCGTTGCCTAGTCAGCCAGCTCCAGGGTTTTCTTTCAATCAACCACACTCCATGTTCTTGCACGATCAGCTACAACACGGGTTTTCATATAACCAGCCACCCTGTGGGTTTTCGTATAACCTGCCACCCTATGGGTTTTCGTATAACCTGCCACCCTATGGGTTTTTGCTGCATAACCAGCCACCCTTAGGGTTTTTGTTGCATAACCAGCCACCCTTTGGGTTACCCTTTCAGTTCCCAGGTTACGTTCAACAATGGGTACAAAATGATGTTTGCCATGAGCCACCTGGCCACTACTCTCTATGA
- the LOC122586622 gene encoding CDPK-related kinase 5, which produces MGACSSKPATGSKFSGRYDIDIPVKPDDNNNNTNKQLEENEAETETTSYAKKSPFFPFYSPSPARNWFSKKSSPAKSPAPTPSSNSTPRRFFRRPFPPPSPAKHIKSVLARRHGAVKPNNSGGAIPEGNEVSGSDSGSGLDKSFGFSKHFGSKYEVGEEVGRGHFGYTCKAKFKKGEFKGQDVAVKVIPKSKMTTAIAIEDVRREVKILRALSGHNNLVKFYDAYEDHEKVYVVMELCEGGELLDRILSRGGKYSEDDAKAVLIQILNVVAFCHLQGVVHRDLKPENFLFTSKDENSPLKAIDFGLSDFVKPDERLNDIVGSAYYVAPEVLHRSYSTEADVWSIGVIAYILLCGSRPFWARSESGIFRAVLKADPSFDEVPWPTLSSEAKDFVKRLLNKDPRKRMTAAQALVHPWIRNTTNELKVPLDISILRLMKGYMRSSALRKAALRALSKTLTVDELFYLKEQYSLLEPSKNGSISMENIKGALMKHATDAMKESRVHDFLASLSALQYRRMDFEEFCAAAINIYQLEALDRWEQHARCAYELFEKDGNRAIMIEELASELGLSPSVPVHAVLHDWIRHTDGKLSFLGFVKLLHGVSSRALTNKPQ; this is translated from the exons ATGGGTGCTTGCAGCTCCAAACCAGCAACCGGATCCAAATTCTCGGGTCGATATGATATCGATATTCCGGTCAAACCAgatgataacaataataataccaATAAGCAGCTTGAAGAAAATGAAGCCGAAACCGAAACGACGTCGTATGCCAAAAAATCacctttttttcctttctacAGTCCAAGTCCAGCCCGGAACTGGTTCTCCAAAAAATCATCTCCGGCGAAGTCTCCGGCGCCGACACCCAGTTCAAATTCGACACCCAGGAGGTTTTTCCGGCGACCCTTTCCGCCGCCGTCTCCGGCGAAACATATAAAGTCTGTTTTGGCAAGAAGGCATGGGGCAGTGAAGCCTAATAACAGTGGTGGGGCTATACCTGAAGGGAATGAGGTTTCGGGTTCGGATTCGGGTTCGGGTTTGGATAAAAGTTTTGGTTTTTCGAAGCATTTTGGGAGTAAATATGAAGTTGGTGAAGAAGTTGGAAGAGGGCATTTTGGGTATACTTGTAAAGCTAAGTTTAAGAAAGGTGAATTTAAAGGTCAAGATGTTGCAGTCAAAGTTATTCCCAAGTCaaag ATGACCACGGCTATAGCTATTGAAGATGTGAGAAGGGAGGTGAAGATATTGCGAGCGTTGTCGGGTCATAACAATTTAGTTAAGTTTTATGATGCATATGAAGATCATGAAAAAGTCTATGTAGTGATGGA GTTATGTGAAGGAGGGGAACTCTTAGATAGAATTCTTTCAAG GGGTGGGAAATACAGCGAAGATGATGCGAAAGCTGTGTTAATTCAAATATTGAATGTTGTTGCCTTTTGTCATCTTCAAGGTGTGGTCCACCGGGACCTGAAACCAGAG AATTTCTTGTTTACGTCCAAGGATGAAAATTCACCGCTTAAGGCCATAGATTTTGGTTTGTCAGACTTTGTGAAGCCTG ATGAAAGGCTTAATGATATTGTGGGCAGTGCATACTATGTGGCTCCAGAAGTTCTACATAGATCATACAGTACCGAGGCAGACGTATGGAGTATTGGTGTCATAGCATATATTCTTTTATGTGGCAGTCGTCCATTCTGGGCTCGATCTGAGTCTGGGATCTTTCGAGCTGTTTTGAAAGCTGATCCCAGTTTTGATGAAGTACCTTGGCCTACACTATCATCTGAGGCAAAAGATTTTGTCAAACGCTTATTAAACAAGGACCCTAGGAAAAGAATGACTGCTGCTCAAGCCCTCG TTCATCCATGGATTAGAAACACTACCAATGAATTGAAAGTGCCtcttgatatctcgatattaaGACTCATGAAGGGTTATATGCGTTCTTCTGCTCTTCGTAAAGCTGCTTTACGG GCTTTATCGAAGACGTTGACCGTTGATGAGTTGTTTTATTTAAAGGAACAGTATTCTTTGTTGGAACCAAGCAAAAACGGATCCATAAGCATGGAAAATATCAAAGGA GCATTGATGAAACATGCTACGGATGCCATGAAGGAGTCACGAGTTCATGATTTTCTAGCATCG cTTAGTGCCCTTCAATACAGAAGGATGGATTTTGAGGAGTTCTGTGCAGCTGCCATTAACATCTATCAGCTCGAGGCTCTTGATAGATGGGAACAACATGCTCGTTGCGCCTACGAACTCTTCGAGAAAGATGGCAACCGAGCCATCATGATAGAAGAACTTGCTTCC GAACTCGGCCTCAGCCCATCCGTCCCTGTTCATGCCGTCCTCCATGACTGGATTCGACACACTGATGGAAAGCTCAGTTTCCTCGGATTTGTGAAATTGTTGCATGGTGTCTCAAGTCGAGCCCTCACTAATAAACCTCAATAA